The Martelella endophytica genome contains the following window.
GCATCAAGACGGCTCTGCGCATGGGCAGACTTGCAACCATCAAGACGCTCGCCGGCTTCGATTTCACATTCCAGCCTTCACTCGACCGCGATCGCATTCTGACCCTGGCCCAGCTCGGCTTCGTCGACCGTCACGAAGCGGTGCATTTCCTCGGCCCTCCGGGAACGGGCAAGAGCCATCTCGCCACAGCGCTCGGCGTCGAAGCCGTGAAGGCCGGAAAGAGCGTTTACTTTACCACACTCGCAGACCTGATCGCTTCGCTTGCCAAATCTGAACGGGAAGGCAGGCTGCAGGAGCGCATTCGCTTCTTCTGCAGGCCGAGCCTGCTCATCGTCGACGAGATCGGCTATCTGCCGGTCGTCCAGGGCGGCGGCAATCTGTTCTTCCAGCTTGTCAACGCCCGCTATGAACGCGGCGCCATGATCCTGACGTCAAACCGCGGCTTTGCAGAATGGGGCGATGTCTTCGGCGATCCCGTCGTCGCAACGGCACTGCTCGACAGATTGCTCCATCATGCCGTCGTCATACAGATCGAAGGCTCCAGCTACCGGCTGCGGCAGCACGCTGAACTCATGCCGGAACATGTCCGCTCGAAAGCGCTGATCGCGCCGCCCGCATTCACACCACCTCAAAAGCCGCGAGGCCGACCCCCGAAAAATCCTCAAGCCATGTCGTCGACAGCGGCATAACTGGGGAATTTTACTTCGGCACTTCTGGGGAAATTTCACGCGGCATTGACAACGACCAGCTTGGAGGCGAAAAGAAGCCTTTCGCGCGTCCGCTGTGCTCCAGGTATATGGTCATTCTGATGAGCTGCTTCAGGTGTTGAAAGGTTTGATTCCAAAAAGCGTTGAGCCGCTCAGCCTTGACGCGTTACGTTTGCCGGGCAAAAATTCTGTTTTGATCAAGACGCTCCGATAGCTCCAACAAAGGGCTTCGCGCCTTCAGCCCTTGCCTCGGAATCTTGCTTCCTGTAGTCGCCGGAAGAATTTTGCAATTTGGCTCCGTCTCATAAAAGTCGACATATCCGGCCTTGACCTTCCAGTTGCTGGAATCTCCATATGTTGGAAAACGCACTTATCAGGAGGCCTCGAATGCAGCATTCGCACATGAGCCACGGGGGCGTTTCCGGCCATAGCGGAAATACTACGGGTGAGACCGTGACGCGCGACCCGGTCTGCGGCATGTCGGTCGACCGCGCCAGCACCAGCCATGTGGTCAAACACGGCGGCGAAAACTATTACTTCTGCTCCAACGGTTGCAAGGCGAAGTTCGAAGCCGATCCGGAGCACTACACCGCCGAGCACGCAGAGGCCGAAGCGCAGCCGGAGGGTACGCTCTATACCTGCCCGATGCATCCTGAGGTCGTGGAGGATCACCCCGGCAATTGCCCGAAATGCGGCATGGCACTGGAGCCGATGACGCCTTCCGCCGATACAGGCCCCAATCCCGAATATATCGATTTCAAGCGCAGATTGATGATCGCCGCGCCGCTGGCGCTCGCCGTCTTCATTCTCGAGATGGGCAGTCATCTGGGCCTGCCCTTCGAGGATTGGTTCGGTCACACGCTGTTCGGC
Protein-coding sequences here:
- the istB gene encoding IS21-like element ISRel3 family helper ATPase IstB — translated: MSATLDPVPSMIDRIRHDLVGLKMPRALEALDHVVRRLEHGELSALEAIDILLSEELTLRENSRIKTALRMGRLATIKTLAGFDFTFQPSLDRDRILTLAQLGFVDRHEAVHFLGPPGTGKSHLATALGVEAVKAGKSVYFTTLADLIASLAKSEREGRLQERIRFFCRPSLLIVDEIGYLPVVQGGGNLFFQLVNARYERGAMILTSNRGFAEWGDVFGDPVVATALLDRLLHHAVVIQIEGSSYRLRQHAELMPEHVRSKALIAPPAFTPPQKPRGRPPKNPQAMSSTAA